In one window of Frigoriglobus tundricola DNA:
- a CDS encoding alternate F1F0 ATPase, F1 subunit alpha: protein MNNPTESLHTIFDRAFSGVDRAVGAFAPRMAPREVGTVTSVSVGTAKVAGLPGVGFDELVKFPGGVYGIAFNVDADQIGVVLLGDCRHLHAGDEVERTGRVMDVPVGAGLIGRVIDPLGAPLDGRGPVASTERLPIERPAPPIMNRARVSVPLQTGLLVVDALIPIGRGQRELILGDRQTGKSAIAIDTIVNQHDQNVLCVYCAIGQRASSVAKVVAALRARGAMEYTVVVVVEGNDPPGLAYIAPYAATSIAEHFMEAGRDVLIVYDDLTHHARAYRELSLLLRRPPGREAFPGDIFYIHSRLLERATHLGADFGGGSLTALPVIETEAQDISAYVPTNLISITDGQIYLSPTLFELGTLPAVDVGKSVSRVGGQAQRPAYRAVAGDLKLAYAQFAELEAFAKFGTRLDEHTRAVIDHGQRVRAVLKQAEFEPASVAEQVLVLVALTGRLLDRVPLDKVRDAGRALRTAAAGLPAAVRQRFSSDDELGAEDRRTLLEVATRAVAPFQPPPAPGAEGRS from the coding sequence TTGAATAACCCCACCGAGAGCCTGCACACCATCTTCGACCGGGCGTTCTCGGGCGTCGATCGGGCGGTGGGCGCGTTCGCGCCGCGAATGGCGCCGCGCGAGGTGGGTACGGTCACGAGCGTTTCCGTGGGCACCGCCAAGGTGGCGGGCCTGCCGGGCGTGGGCTTCGACGAGCTGGTGAAATTCCCCGGCGGGGTGTACGGCATCGCGTTCAACGTCGATGCCGACCAGATCGGCGTCGTACTGCTGGGCGACTGCCGGCACCTGCACGCGGGCGACGAGGTCGAGCGCACCGGCCGGGTGATGGACGTGCCGGTGGGCGCCGGCCTCATCGGCCGCGTCATCGACCCGCTGGGCGCCCCGCTCGACGGCCGCGGGCCGGTCGCCTCGACCGAGCGGCTGCCGATCGAGCGCCCCGCCCCGCCCATCATGAACCGCGCCCGCGTCTCGGTCCCCCTTCAGACCGGCCTGCTCGTCGTCGACGCCCTCATCCCGATCGGCCGGGGCCAGCGCGAGCTGATCCTCGGCGACCGGCAGACCGGCAAGTCCGCCATCGCGATCGACACCATTGTGAACCAGCACGACCAGAACGTGCTGTGCGTCTACTGCGCCATCGGCCAGCGGGCCTCGTCCGTGGCCAAGGTCGTCGCCGCCCTGCGCGCCAGGGGGGCGATGGAGTACACCGTCGTCGTCGTGGTCGAGGGCAACGACCCGCCGGGGCTGGCCTACATCGCCCCCTACGCCGCGACCAGCATCGCCGAGCACTTCATGGAGGCGGGCCGGGACGTGCTCATCGTCTACGACGACCTCACCCACCACGCGCGGGCCTACCGCGAGCTGTCCCTGCTCCTGCGCCGCCCCCCGGGGCGCGAGGCGTTCCCCGGCGACATTTTTTACATCCACTCGCGGCTGCTGGAGCGGGCCACGCACCTCGGTGCCGACTTCGGCGGCGGCTCGCTCACGGCCCTGCCCGTCATCGAGACGGAAGCGCAGGACATCTCCGCGTACGTCCCCACCAACCTGATCTCCATCACGGACGGGCAGATCTACCTCTCGCCGACCCTGTTCGAACTCGGCACCCTGCCCGCCGTCGATGTCGGCAAGTCCGTCTCGCGCGTCGGCGGCCAGGCCCAGCGGCCGGCCTACCGGGCGGTGGCGGGCGACCTCAAACTCGCGTACGCCCAGTTCGCGGAGCTGGAAGCCTTCGCCAAGTTCGGCACCCGGCTCGACGAGCACACCCGCGCCGTCATCGATCACGGCCAGCGCGTCCGGGCCGTCCTCAAGCAGGCGGAGTTCGAACCGGCCTCGGTCGCCGAACAGGTGCTGGTCCTGGTGGCGCTGACCGGCCGGCTGCTGGACCGGGTGCCGCTCGACAAGGTCCGGGACGCCGGGCGGGCGCTCCGAACGGCAGCAGCGGGGCTCCCGGCGGCGGTGCGGCAGCGGTTCTCCTCGGACGACGAGTTGGGCGCCGAGGACCGCCGAACGCTCCTCGAAGTCGCGACCCGAGCGGTCGCGCCGTTTCAGCCCCCACCCGCGCCCGGAGCGGAGGGCCGGTCGTGA
- a CDS encoding F0F1 ATP synthase subunit B family protein: MLIDWFTVGAQALNFLVLVWLLRRFLYAPVLGAIDAREKRIAAELADAAAKQAAAQKERDEFLHKNQSLDRERAALLQAAAAEAGAERQRLLDEARKAADAVRTQRAESLRTEQRTLGQNIIRWAQKEVFAIARKALADLAAASLDERIAAVFVQRLRALTGADKEKLATALKSSTHPVPVRSAFDPSPAQQAAIQTALNETFSADIPIQFQTVPELVSGIELSAGGQKVAWSIAEYLAALEQSAAELLQKDEPLPSLKSEVKAQPTDARTEPKRAVTPEPKP; the protein is encoded by the coding sequence ATGCTCATCGATTGGTTCACGGTCGGTGCGCAGGCGCTCAACTTCCTCGTCCTGGTGTGGCTGTTGCGGCGCTTTCTGTACGCGCCCGTCCTCGGCGCCATCGACGCGCGGGAGAAGCGGATCGCCGCGGAACTCGCCGACGCGGCCGCGAAACAGGCCGCCGCCCAAAAGGAGCGCGACGAGTTCCTGCACAAGAACCAGTCCCTCGACCGGGAGCGGGCCGCGCTCCTCCAGGCGGCTGCCGCCGAAGCCGGGGCCGAGCGCCAGCGCCTGCTGGACGAAGCCCGAAAGGCGGCAGACGCGGTGCGGACCCAGCGCGCGGAATCGTTGCGAACCGAACAGCGCACCCTGGGCCAAAACATCATCCGCTGGGCCCAGAAGGAAGTCTTTGCGATCGCGCGCAAGGCGCTGGCGGACCTCGCCGCCGCGAGCCTCGACGAGCGCATCGCCGCGGTGTTCGTTCAGCGGCTCCGCGCACTCACCGGCGCGGACAAAGAGAAGCTGGCGACGGCGCTCAAGTCCTCGACCCACCCGGTGCCCGTGCGCAGCGCGTTCGACCCGTCGCCGGCACAACAGGCGGCCATTCAAACCGCGCTCAACGAAACCTTCTCGGCCGATATCCCCATCCAGTTCCAGACCGTGCCGGAACTGGTCAGCGGAATCGAACTCTCCGCCGGCGGGCAGAAGGTGGCCTGGAGCATCGCGGAATACCTCGCGGCGCTGGAACAGAGCGCCGCCGAGCTTCTGCAGAAAGACGAGCCGCTGCCCTCACTGAAGTCCGAAGTCAAAGCCCAACCGACCGACGCCAGGACCGAGCCGAAACGCGCCGTCACCCCGGAGCCGAAACCGTGA
- a CDS encoding F0F1 ATP synthase subunit C, with protein sequence MDTMTLVAVASIVTAGLTTGIGCMCPALGEGRAVATALTALAQQPDAAATITRTLFVGLAMIESTAIYCFVVSMILIFANPFWNHVIAQSVGH encoded by the coding sequence ATGGACACCATGACCCTCGTCGCCGTCGCCTCGATCGTGACCGCCGGTCTCACGACCGGCATCGGGTGCATGTGCCCGGCCCTGGGCGAGGGGCGGGCGGTCGCGACGGCGCTCACCGCCCTGGCGCAGCAGCCCGACGCGGCCGCCACCATCACCCGGACCCTGTTCGTCGGGCTGGCGATGATCGAGTCCACGGCCATCTACTGCTTCGTGGTGTCGATGATCCTCATCTTCGCCAACCCGTTCTGGAACCACGTCATCGCCCAATCGGTAGGACACTAA
- a CDS encoding F0F1 ATP synthase subunit A — MRLSPDDLIFWQHGPVKLNGTIAFTWGLMLALTLGSKLVTRNLTTDLARSRWQNLLEIVVGAIEQQIRDVGLQRPKTYIGFLGTLFLFVAASALCTIVPGYEPPTGSLSTTVALALCVFVAVPVFGIRAQGVGDYLKSYAKPTLVMLPFNIISEVSRTLALAVRLFGNMMSGAMIVAILLTITPFLFPIVMTALGLLTGMVQAYIFFILAAVYIAAATRPSEPGPEKAP, encoded by the coding sequence GTGCGTCTCAGTCCCGATGACCTGATCTTCTGGCAGCACGGGCCGGTCAAGCTCAACGGGACGATCGCGTTCACCTGGGGGCTGATGCTCGCGCTGACCCTCGGGTCGAAACTCGTCACGCGCAACCTCACGACGGATCTGGCCCGGTCCCGCTGGCAGAACCTGCTGGAGATCGTGGTCGGCGCGATCGAACAACAGATCCGCGACGTCGGCCTCCAGAGGCCCAAAACGTACATCGGCTTTTTGGGAACGCTCTTCCTGTTCGTCGCGGCGTCCGCACTTTGCACGATCGTCCCCGGCTACGAGCCGCCGACCGGGTCGCTTTCGACCACCGTCGCGCTCGCCCTGTGCGTGTTCGTGGCCGTGCCCGTTTTCGGCATCCGGGCGCAGGGGGTGGGCGACTACCTCAAGTCGTATGCCAAGCCGACGCTCGTCATGCTGCCGTTCAACATCATCAGTGAGGTCTCCCGCACCCTGGCCCTGGCGGTGCGCCTGTTCGGGAACATGATGAGCGGCGCGATGATCGTCGCCATCCTGCTGACCATCACGCCGTTCCTGTTCCCGATCGTGATGACGGCACTGGGGCTGCTGACGGGTATGGTCCAGGCGTACATCTTTTTCATCCTCGCGGCGGTCTACATCGCGGCCGCCACGCGGCCGTCCGAGCCCGGGCCCGAGAAGGCGCCGTGA
- a CDS encoding N-ATPase subunit AtpR yields MNEAGVLVLAGAAGLGLGALFFGGLWWTVQKGVASPRPAVWFLGSLLVRTGLTLGGLYAVSGGDWPRLLACLLGFLAARVGVTVLTRPAGEPAADPIHPTQGAGRASQSR; encoded by the coding sequence ATGAATGAGGCGGGGGTGCTGGTTCTGGCGGGGGCGGCGGGCCTGGGGCTCGGTGCGCTGTTCTTCGGCGGCCTCTGGTGGACGGTGCAGAAGGGCGTCGCGTCCCCCCGACCGGCGGTGTGGTTCCTGGGCAGTCTGCTGGTCCGGACAGGTCTGACTCTGGGCGGCCTTTATGCCGTCTCGGGGGGCGACTGGCCCCGCTTGCTCGCGTGTCTGCTGGGGTTCCTCGCGGCCCGCGTGGGCGTAACGGTGCTGACCCGACCGGCCGGCGAACCCGCCGCCGACCCGATCCACCCGACTCAGGGGGCCGGCCGTGCGTCTCAGTCCCGATGA
- a CDS encoding AtpZ/AtpI family protein produces the protein MADEPEPKGPTAEPEFSREVAAQAARKRKARRTPAPGVWFGLGMTGLVGWSVAIPTLLGTALGLWLDRRHPGTHSWTLALMVAGLVLGSFNAWRWVAKEADAINGGTDGTDE, from the coding sequence GTGGCTGACGAGCCGGAGCCCAAAGGGCCGACCGCGGAGCCGGAGTTCAGCCGCGAGGTCGCCGCCCAGGCGGCGCGCAAGCGGAAGGCGCGGCGGACCCCCGCTCCGGGCGTCTGGTTCGGCCTGGGCATGACGGGGCTGGTCGGGTGGTCGGTGGCGATCCCGACGCTCCTCGGGACGGCCCTCGGCCTCTGGCTGGACCGTCGCCATCCGGGAACCCATTCCTGGACGCTGGCACTGATGGTCGCGGGCCTGGTGCTCGGGAGCTTCAACGCGTGGCGGTGGGTCGCCAAGGAAGCCGATGCCATTAACGGCGGAACGGACGGGACCGATGAATGA
- a CDS encoding F0F1 ATP synthase subunit epsilon — protein MNLKILLPFMVFAQKAGVKRIVALTPRGSFGLLPNRLDCTAALAPGILAYETGADGEVFVAVDAGVLVKAGADVLVSVRNAIAGTDLDTLHAAVKREFLALNDQEKTVRTVLAKMEGGFVRKFVELQRG, from the coding sequence ATTAATCTCAAAATTCTCCTCCCCTTTATGGTCTTCGCTCAGAAGGCGGGCGTGAAGCGGATCGTGGCCCTCACGCCCCGGGGCTCCTTCGGCCTCTTACCGAACCGACTCGACTGCACCGCGGCCCTGGCGCCGGGGATTCTTGCCTACGAAACCGGGGCGGACGGCGAGGTGTTTGTGGCCGTCGATGCGGGGGTGCTGGTCAAGGCGGGTGCGGACGTCCTGGTCTCGGTGCGGAACGCGATCGCGGGGACGGACCTGGACACCCTCCACGCGGCCGTCAAGCGGGAGTTCCTCGCCCTGAACGATCAGGAGAAGACCGTCCGCACGGTGCTGGCGAAGATGGAGGGCGGGTTCGTCCGCAAGTTCGTGGAGCTTCAACGTGGCTGA
- the atpD gene encoding F0F1 ATP synthase subunit beta, with translation MIPSAAPRPRTASPNPGVVASVRGSVVDVRFEGHLPPIYSLLRAGPDAHIAIEVLMQLDAHHVRGIALSPTQGLARGAPVADTGGPLKVPVGKGILSRMFDVFGTAIDRQPAPTGVEWRAIHRDPPPLAGRSVKSEVFQTGIKVIDVLVPLERGGKAGLFGGAGVGKTVLLTEMIHNMVGHQQGVSLFCGIGERCREGEELYQDMKAAGVLPHMVMMFGQMNEPPGARFRVGLAALTMAEYFRDDEHRDVLLLIDNIFRFIQAGMEVSGLMGQMPSRLGYQPTMGTELSGLEERIANTDAGAITSIQAVYVPADDLTDPAAVHTFSHLSASIVLSRKRASAGLYPAIDLLQSNSKMATPTVVGERHYRLAQEVRKTLAQYEELKDIIAMLGMEQLSPADRDVVGRARRLERFLTQPFFATEQFSGIKGKDVSLKDALEGCERILRDEFKDYPESAFYMIGAIGEADEKVKAAKTPRPAGPQPQRHAEPAAGTAGRAAEPGAATH, from the coding sequence ATGATCCCGTCCGCAGCGCCGCGTCCCCGAACCGCGTCCCCGAACCCCGGCGTGGTGGCGTCGGTGCGCGGGAGCGTCGTCGACGTGCGGTTCGAGGGCCACTTGCCGCCCATCTACTCCCTGCTGCGGGCCGGGCCGGACGCGCACATCGCCATCGAGGTGCTGATGCAGCTCGACGCGCACCACGTGCGCGGGATCGCCCTGAGCCCCACGCAGGGGCTCGCGCGCGGCGCGCCCGTGGCGGACACCGGCGGCCCGCTGAAGGTGCCGGTGGGCAAGGGCATCTTGTCCCGCATGTTCGACGTCTTCGGCACGGCCATCGACCGCCAGCCGGCGCCGACCGGGGTGGAATGGCGGGCCATCCACCGGGACCCGCCGCCCCTGGCCGGGCGGTCCGTCAAGTCCGAGGTCTTCCAGACGGGTATCAAGGTCATCGACGTGCTGGTGCCGCTGGAGCGGGGCGGCAAGGCGGGCCTGTTCGGGGGCGCGGGGGTGGGCAAGACGGTGCTGCTCACCGAGATGATCCACAACATGGTCGGGCACCAGCAGGGGGTGAGCCTGTTCTGCGGCATCGGCGAGCGGTGCCGCGAGGGGGAGGAGCTGTACCAGGACATGAAGGCGGCCGGCGTGCTCCCGCACATGGTCATGATGTTCGGCCAGATGAACGAGCCGCCCGGCGCGCGGTTCCGCGTCGGCCTCGCGGCCCTGACCATGGCCGAGTACTTCCGGGACGACGAGCACCGCGACGTGCTGCTGCTCATCGACAACATCTTCCGCTTCATCCAGGCCGGCATGGAGGTGTCGGGGCTGATGGGCCAGATGCCGTCGCGCCTGGGCTACCAGCCCACGATGGGCACCGAGCTGTCCGGCCTGGAGGAGCGCATCGCCAACACCGATGCGGGCGCCATCACGTCCATTCAGGCCGTGTACGTGCCGGCGGACGACCTGACCGACCCGGCGGCGGTCCACACGTTCTCGCACCTGTCCGCGTCCATCGTCCTCTCCCGGAAGCGGGCCAGTGCGGGCCTGTACCCGGCCATCGACCTGCTCCAGTCCAACTCCAAGATGGCCACCCCGACCGTCGTCGGCGAGCGGCACTACCGCCTGGCCCAGGAGGTCCGCAAGACGCTGGCGCAGTACGAGGAACTCAAGGACATCATCGCCATGCTCGGGATGGAGCAGCTCTCCCCGGCCGACCGAGACGTGGTGGGCCGCGCCCGGCGGCTGGAGCGGTTCCTGACCCAGCCCTTTTTCGCGACCGAGCAGTTCAGCGGGATCAAGGGGAAGGACGTCAGCCTGAAGGACGCGCTCGAGGGCTGCGAGCGCATCCTGCGCGACGAGTTCAAGGACTATCCGGAAAGCGCCTTCTACATGATCGGGGCGATCGGCGAGGCCGATGAAAAAGTCAAGGCGGCGAAGACGCCCCGGCCCGCCGGACCCCAACCCCAGCGTCACGCGGAGCCCGCGGCTGGCACAGCCGGGCGCGCGGCCGAACCGGGAGCCGCCACCCATTAA
- a CDS encoding response regulator → MLITPALSVLVVDDYPDTAASCGELLASYGCDVQTAESSDGALALLDGWDPDVAVLDLRMPGRDGYDIARWLSTRGARCPLLVAVTGLSTKRHRERARAVGFAHFFLKPVSPDVLTQVLRAYAAARHGTPPDAPRRSPCPCCASRGLADSDP, encoded by the coding sequence GTGCTCATCACGCCGGCCCTCTCCGTCCTCGTCGTGGACGACTATCCCGACACCGCGGCGTCGTGCGGCGAACTGCTCGCGTCCTACGGGTGCGACGTGCAGACCGCCGAGAGCTCCGACGGGGCGCTTGCCCTGCTCGACGGGTGGGACCCGGACGTGGCCGTGCTGGACCTGCGAATGCCCGGCCGCGACGGGTACGATATCGCCCGGTGGCTGAGCACGCGGGGCGCGCGTTGCCCCCTCCTGGTGGCCGTGACGGGGTTGAGTACGAAACGGCACCGGGAGCGGGCACGTGCGGTCGGGTTCGCGCACTTCTTCCTGAAACCCGTGAGCCCGGACGTGTTGACCCAGGTGCTCCGCGCGTACGCCGCGGCCCGGCACGGGACGCCGCCGGACGCCCCGCGCCGCTCGCCCTGCCCCTGTTGCGCCTCGCGCGGGCTCGCCGATTCGGACCCATGA
- the tpiA gene encoding triose-phosphate isomerase — protein sequence MRQKFVVGNWKMHTTAAVAGRLTQAIADGLGSDTRVRVVLCPPFPYLALVGERLKGSRVALGAQNLYPAADGPFTGEVSPTMLLDLGCQYVILGHSERRHTLGETDAFIDQKVRAALAVGLDVILCVGETRDQRNANQTEAVLDRQLGQGLAGVTAGTLARLSIAYEPVWAIGNLSHHATPQQAQDAHAGIRRRFGLLFGEPAAQALVISYGGSVEPEDAAALLSRPGVDGALVGGASLHADPFLAIVRAASGGPQTGVKAAG from the coding sequence GTGCGCCAGAAATTCGTCGTCGGGAACTGGAAGATGCACACCACCGCCGCAGTCGCCGGTCGTCTGACCCAGGCGATTGCGGACGGTCTGGGCAGCGACACCCGCGTTCGCGTCGTCCTGTGTCCCCCGTTCCCCTATCTGGCCCTCGTCGGAGAGCGTCTCAAGGGCAGCCGCGTCGCGCTGGGGGCGCAGAACCTCTACCCGGCGGCGGATGGCCCGTTCACCGGCGAGGTCAGCCCCACCATGCTGCTCGACCTCGGCTGCCAGTACGTGATCCTCGGCCACAGCGAGCGCCGGCACACGCTCGGCGAGACCGACGCGTTCATCGACCAGAAGGTGCGAGCGGCCCTGGCCGTCGGCCTCGACGTGATCCTGTGCGTCGGTGAGACGCGGGACCAGCGGAACGCGAACCAGACCGAAGCGGTCCTCGACCGGCAACTCGGCCAGGGGTTGGCCGGCGTGACGGCCGGGACCCTGGCCCGCCTGAGCATCGCCTACGAGCCCGTCTGGGCGATCGGCAACTTGTCACACCACGCCACCCCGCAACAGGCGCAGGACGCCCACGCCGGCATCCGGCGCCGCTTCGGCCTGCTGTTCGGGGAGCCCGCGGCTCAGGCGCTCGTCATTTCGTACGGCGGGAGCGTGGAGCCGGAGGACGCCGCCGCACTGTTGAGCCGGCCGGGCGTGGACGGCGCTCTGGTCGGCGGGGCCAGTCTGCACGCCGACCCGTTTCTGGCCATCGTTCGGGCCGCCAGCGGCGGGCCACAAACGGGCGTGAAGGCGGCCGGCTGA
- a CDS encoding class I fructose-bisphosphate aldolase encodes MRSHELIDTARALVANGKGLLAMDESNPTCNKRFARLDIPQTEAARRAYRELLVTTPGLGECVSGAIPYDETIHQRTTAGAPFVQVLVGAGIIPGIKVDTGAKGLAGHPGETITEGLDGLRDRLAEYARMGARFAKWRAVIALGAGLPTRGCVGANAHALARYAALCQEAGLVPVVEPEVLMGGAHTLGRCREVTEDVLRTVVHQLDRQGVMLEGVILKPNMVLPGSTCPDQDGVEAVADATLHCLLRTVPAAVPGVAFLSGGQSAELASARLNAMTVRFRSPPWAVAFSFARAIQQPALDIWLGRDANVIAAQRALLHRARCNRAARRGDYTAAMETPRECA; translated from the coding sequence ATGCGTTCGCACGAGCTGATCGACACCGCGCGGGCGCTGGTCGCCAACGGCAAGGGCCTGTTGGCGATGGACGAGAGCAATCCCACGTGCAACAAACGATTCGCGCGACTGGACATTCCACAGACCGAGGCGGCCCGGCGCGCGTACCGGGAACTGCTCGTCACCACGCCCGGCCTGGGCGAGTGCGTCAGCGGCGCGATCCCCTACGACGAAACGATCCATCAGCGAACGACGGCCGGCGCCCCGTTCGTGCAAGTCCTCGTTGGTGCGGGAATTATCCCCGGCATCAAAGTGGACACCGGCGCGAAGGGCCTGGCGGGGCACCCCGGCGAGACCATCACCGAGGGCCTGGACGGGTTGCGCGACCGCCTGGCCGAATACGCTCGAATGGGTGCCCGCTTCGCCAAGTGGCGCGCGGTGATCGCCCTCGGGGCCGGGCTCCCCACCCGGGGGTGCGTCGGGGCCAATGCCCACGCGCTGGCCCGGTACGCCGCGTTGTGCCAGGAGGCCGGCCTGGTTCCCGTTGTCGAGCCGGAAGTGCTGATGGGCGGCGCGCACACCCTGGGGCGGTGTCGGGAGGTCACGGAGGACGTCCTGCGGACGGTGGTCCACCAACTCGACCGACAAGGGGTGATGCTCGAGGGCGTCATTCTGAAGCCCAACATGGTGCTGCCGGGCTCGACCTGTCCCGATCAGGACGGGGTCGAGGCCGTGGCCGACGCCACGCTGCACTGTCTCTTGCGGACCGTGCCCGCGGCCGTGCCGGGGGTCGCCTTCCTGTCCGGTGGCCAGTCGGCCGAACTGGCCTCGGCCCGCTTGAACGCCATGACCGTCCGGTTCCGGTCGCCGCCCTGGGCGGTGGCGTTCTCGTTCGCCCGCGCCATCCAACAACCCGCTTTAGACATCTGGCTCGGCCGGGACGCCAACGTGATCGCGGCCCAGCGCGCCTTGCTCCATCGGGCCAGGTGCAACCGGGCGGCGCGTCGCGGCGACTACACGGCCGCGATGGAGACGCCCCGCGAGTGCGCCTGA